The window GCCAGTGGCTTAGTAGAGGTTGCTAGCCATTCATACGCAACGCATAAAGGGATAATGGGCAATCCTCAAGGTAATATGGAACCGGCAATACGAACCCGTCAATGGTTAAGTGATAAACAAGTGTACGAAGATGAAAAAACGTATGAAAAACGGATATACAACGATTTAGCAGAAAATAATAAGTTTTTAAAGAATTATACCGGAGAAAAGCCCCGTGTTATGGTTTGGCCGTATGGACATTATAACAAAGAGGTGCGACGCATTGCGGAGCGCTTAGGGATGAGTGTTGGATTAACTTTGGATGATGGAAGTAATACTGCGATTACACCGTTGTGGGGATTACGTCGTATCTTGGTTGAGGGTAAAATGACTCTTAAGGATTTAGAGGTAAATATGTTGGTTCGAAATGCCAATTATACCGATGATGCCAGAACGACCAAAGCGGCTCATATAGATTTGGATTATATTTATGATCCCAATCCGATTCAACAAGAGAAAAATTTGGGTGATTTGCTTGAACGGATAAAAAGATTGGGTGTTAACACGATTTATTTGCAAGCGTTTGCCGATCCTGATGCTAACGGTGCGGCAGATTATGTCTATTTTCCGAATCGAAATATACCTATGCGCGCTGATTTGTTTAATCGCGTTTCTTGGCAAATTGGAACCCGTACACAAGTGAAGCGTATTTATGCGTGGATGCCGATGATTGCATGGCAGTTGCCTCAAAAGAATTCGGCGGTCAAAGATACTGTTGTGACAATGCAAGTCGATCCGACTCATCTAAATATGGGATATCCGAGATTGTCTCCATTTTCGCCAAAAGCACGAAAAGTGATTAAAGAGATTTATGAAGATTTAGCTAAATCCTCTTATATTGACGGGATATTATTTCATGATGATGTCACACTGTCTGATTTTGAAGATGATAGTGACGCTGCCCACGCCCAATATAAAAAATGGGGATTATCGCAAACTGTTACAGCCATTCGAAATAACAAAAAACAGTTTCAAAAATGGACAAAACTCAAAACAGATTATTTGGACGCTTTTGCAATGGAACTCGCTCAGATTGTTAGAGACGAACAGCCTGGGTTAAAAACTGCACGAAATCTATATGCACAAGTTGCACTTAATAAAGATGCACAAGAGTGGTATGCTCAAAGCTTACGTGAATCTATTAAGCATTACGATTACACCGCTATTATGGCAATGCCGTATATGGAACAAGCGAGTGATCCTAAAGAGTTTTATGAAAAAATAGTTCACAATATTAAGCAAGAAGAGTGTGGGATGGAGCGTACGGTAATGGAATTACAAACGGTCGATTGGAGAAAGGATAGTGAGCCTATCTCTTCTGATGAATTGAGCAAAACAATAGAGCATTTATACGATTTAGGTGTCCATCATATCGCGTATTATCCTGATAATTTGTATAAAAACAATCCTGATGCCGATAGAATAAAAGAAGATTTTGCTAATAAACCGATGCGTATGCATCCGTTAATACCGAATAAGTAAGCAAGGATCGTAATGACTCTTACAATTTTTTTACATTTATTATGGCATACCGTTTTAGGGTTTGTATTTTATTATCCACTGTTTATGTCAAGTTTATGGATTGTAGGGGCAATCTTTTTTTATTTTAAAAATGAAAAACCTTTGCTCAAATACACAATACCTCCACTAAGAGATGATGAAAGTTGGCCGGGGGTAAGTATTTTGATCCCGTGTTACAATGAAGGAGAAAACGCAGTTGAAACAATTACTTATGCCCTTAATGTAAAATATCCTGAATTTGAAGTTATTGCGATTAATGATGGTAGTAAAGATAATACTTTAGAGATATTGTTAGAGTTGGCAAAAACTAATCCGAAATTGAAAGTGGTCAATTTAGCCGCCAATCAGGGGAAAGCGTTAGGACTTCAAGCAGGTGCACTGGTAGCGAAATATGAGTATTTAATAGGTATTGATGGCGATGCTTTGATAGATGAGTATTGTCTGTATTGGATGGTGAAACATTTTATCCGCTATCCTGAAGTTGCCGCCGTTACGGGAAATCCACGAATACGGAACCGTACTACATTATTAGGGAAGATTCAGGTAGGGGAATTCTCTTCAATCGTCGGTATGATTAAACGTGCACAGCGTAGTTTTGGACGAATTTTTACCGTATCAGGAGTTATTACCGGTTTTAGAAAAGCAGCAGTTCACGAGGTGGGGTATTGGAGCCCCGATATGTTGACCGAAGATATCGATATTACGTGGAAGCTTCAAAGCAATGGTTGGGATGTTCGCTTTGAACCGCGTGCGCTTGTATGGATTTTGATGCCGGAGACATTGAGCGGATTATGGAAACAGCGATTGCGTTGGGCTATGGGTGGTGCTCAAGTAATGTTAAAAAACTTCAAAGTTTTGTTTATGCCAAGACAAACACATCTTTGGGGGCTGATGGTTGAACTCATGCTGAGTACATTATGGGCGTATAGTATGGTATTTATATTTGCCGTTTGGTTTTTAAGTTTATTTTTTTATGTTGGATATTTAATGCCGGATCATTCCCCTATCTTACCGGATCAAACCAGTGTGATTCTCATCGGTGCATGTTTAGTTCAATTTGGTGTGAGTAAATGGTTGGACGGTCATTATGATAAAGGTTTAGGGAAAAATTATTTTTGGATGATTTGGTATCCGTTCGCCTATTGGCTCCTTAATTTATTTACCGCTGTAACCGCTCTTCCAAAAGTACTGTTTGGTAAAAAAGGTCGTGCGAGATGGGTCAGCCCTGATCGTGGTGCACATCAGCAGATTAAAAAGGGCTAAGAGAATGGAAACATTGATTATTAATAAACGCCGAGAACTACCTAAAGCTAAACGGATCATATGGGACATCATTACACTTTTACTTTGGGGCGGATTTATTTATTTATGGAAGCCGGTATTTCATATATTTTATCGTATTATTACATTAGGTGCCCCTGCGGAAGAGTTGGCCGATTGGATCTATGGTGAAATTCATAGTGTTACGTTTGAGCATGCGCTCTATATGCTGATTGGAACACCTATTGTATTGTTTATACTCTCTAGGCTAAATCACCATCAAGCTCCAAGTGAACATTTGATTTATCATTCAAGTGATTATTCTGAGTATTTTAATCTAGACGATACAGAGTTGGAGCAGGGTGTAAATAGCCAATTGGTTACAGTATACCATGATGATCATGGGCATATTATCCATTTGTCGGCTGATATTCAAAAAAATAACGAAGGATAATGAGCACTTTGGTATTACCCGCCCTCATTGGCAGACCCAAAGTCTCATTGGAAAAGTATAACAAATTTTATGTTCAAATAGTGATTAAATTTTAGTCATCTGTTATTTTTTAATATAATTAATAGATTATAGTGTATAAAAGTAATGGAGTAGGATGAAAACTAATGGTAAGTATAGGTGAAATATTCTCTGATTCGATTGAGATAAAAGGGTCAAAATTCATTTCGTTTTTGATACCGATGTCACAGTATGAAGTGCAGATGGAATATTTACGTATGCATCATCCCAAAGCAGTCCATTTTGTCAGTGCATTTCGTTATCTAAATGAGTTTGATCAAATTGTGGAACACGCTGGTGATGATGGTGAACCCAAAGGGACATCAGGAAAACCGACATTGAGTGTGTTGCAAGGACATGAGCTAATCAATGTGGCTATTATTACGGTACGCTATTTTGGCGGGACGAAATTAGGACCCGGAGGATTGGTGAGAGCGTATGCGGAAGCGGCAAATGCAGCATATGCACAAGCACAGCTGTTGCCGTATGAAAAACTTTTTATCCAAAAAATTGAATGTAATTACTCCAATGTATCGATGGTCGAATATGAGTGTACCCAAAAAAATATTCGAATACTCTCTAAGGTATTTGGTGAGATAGGAGCTATTTTTGAGATTGAGGGGACGGAGTATGATTTAAATCAACTTATAGTTGTACTTGGAAGATGTATACGAAGGATTGATGTATGAAGAAAGCTATTATCTATAGAGTTGCACTCTATTCTATTGCGACTATCATCGCATTTGGGATTTATCACCGCTCACAAGTCCCTCTCGAAACCGATCAAGAGTATTGTGATCGAACAGGACGTGTAAAAATTCATGACCGTTTTTTTAAATACGATGTTTATCAAAACAATGAGATGAAACCGATTGCGGATATGTTATCGAAAAATTGTAACGGTGATAATTATTGTGAAATCAATCACGCATATCAATATGTCGTGAAAATTCCTTATAAAGAGAGCAATGTAAGTCGTACTCCCTCCGATGTTATCAACCAAAATGGTGGAGATTGTGACGAAAAATCTTTTTTATTAGCAACACTCTTGCTTGAAATGGATCAACAATCTATTTTTATTACGACAAAAGATCACGCTTATCTCGCAATACATTTAAAAAATGAAGAACAACTAAAAGGTCCACTCTCCTATTTTATGATTCATGACAAACGTTATTATGTTGCAGAAACAGCCACAAACCAAGGTTATATTGGTCAGTATAATAAGATAGAAGAACGAGAAATTGATGGTATTTATGATATTGTTGAAAAAAAGGAGATTCCTTTAGATCAAGTAGAATACCATGTAAACAAAAGTTAATTTAAGAGTACGATATGATTATAATGAAATTGTTACTCTTTACTCCACAATTTCTCATTAAGTTTCAACTCTTCTACCAACCCTATTGTATATCGTAGGGTATTGATATACTCCATGGCTTGTTTATAATCAAGTAATGAGGTAAATACCGCTGGTTCAAACAAATCTTTTCCCGCACCGATACCAACATGAATATGATTATAGACAAACGAAATAAAAAGAGGATAGGAGATTTTTTTTTGAAATTCTACAATACGATTCATCATCGAATGGCTGAGAATATAGCGTGCTTCAATAGGGTCATTGCCGTAAACCACAAACTTTTTTTCAAACTCAGGATCATCCAACTGTATCACTTTGTCGCGTGATATATTTAAAGATTGAAGCCATCCCCCTATGAGGTTTCCAAAAGTTTTTTCAGCAAGATCAGGGAGTAGTACGGTTCTACTTTTAAAATGCTTATTAAATTCAGCGACAAGGAAAAGACCTCGAAAGAGGGTATGCCATTGAGTTCGTCCTTTTGAATCACGAGTTTGATATTCTGCATGGACATCAGAAAATTCGATAGGTACACCATCGATAGATCCTTTGACATAGTCGTTTCCTCTGTAACGATCAATAGAGTGGTTAAACAGTTGTGAACGCTCAAAAAGGGTTTGAGAAATCATCAAATCTGGATTATAAAGAAGATTCGAGTCGATTGCATTGATGAGAGGGGTAATCACTTTTTCTTTAAAATCTTTGGCATAGTTTTGAGTCATTGAGCGGTATATAATGGTTCCTACAGCAATAAAACCGATAGCGATAGCGATTGACATAGGGTGAAGTAGTCCAAAGGTTTTAGTGCACCATATTGCCACTAGTCCAAATAGTGCTAGCCCCATTCCCCCATACAATTTGAGACGGGAAGCAATTTCCTGTCGAGTTTTTTCAAGTTCATCTATCGAGGGATAGAGCTCTTTATAATAGTAGTCAGTGAGTTCAGAAAGGGTTTTCATGAACGATTAAATAAATCATGGACATTGACATTTTGACGCTCTGTAGTTGTAATTTCAAACAGTAATCGTCGTTGCAAATTCATCCACCCGGCAACTATATTGGTCGGGAACATCTCGATGGCGTTATTGAGATCGGTAACCGATTGGTTATAAGCACGGCGAGCCGCTGAAATTTGTTCTTCGATTTCGTTAAGCGTCCGCATTAAGTGCATAACGTTTTCATTGGCTTTAAGATCAGGATAGGCTTCCATCGCGATATTGATCGCACCGAGGGCAGAGGTGAGTTTGGCATCAAGAGCGATTTTTTGATCGTCACTAATCCCAGGTTTCATCGCCTGAGCACGGTATTCAGTCACTTTCTCTAACGTTGATTTTTCATGTTCCATGTACCGTTCCACCGATGCGACAAGGTTAGGGATGAGATCATACCGTTTTTTAAGGACAGTATCGACTCCGGCAAAAATATTATCAACTTGATTTTTTTTGCCGATAAGGGAGTTGTATATTAAAATTGCGATTAACGCAACAACACCGAGAATACTTAAAAAAACAGTCATGTAATTTCCTTTGGAAGTAATTCTCTATTTTAAGCGAAGTTTTCTAAAAAGAGGTTTATAGTTATCGTATTAGGAGGTGCATAATGCAAGTTAGTTCATATACATTTAAATCCCCTTATCCGCAAGCGATTCAGATAGGGCAACCTGATCCTAACAGTACAACAAAAGAGGATCAAGCGCAATCACCATTAGCCATGCAAAATGAGAAAAATAAAAGTTCCGATGCTAAGGTTAATCCAACACTGGATTCAGGGGTTACTATATCATTGAGTGCATTGCAAAGTGGAAATTCTCAGAGTGGTGTATCAGAATTCAAATCATTAGTAAATGTTAATCAAGCACAAAAAGCGTACACTCAACAAAATTAAAAAGTAGTGGTTGATAATATAGAGAGGGAAGATGGCGCAGCGGACGGGACTCGAACCCGCGACCTCCTGCGTGACAGGCAGGCATTCTAACCAACTGAACTACCGCTGCGCCTAAAAATGGTGGGAATTACAGGACTCGAACCTGTGACATCTACCTTGTAAGGGTAGCGCTCTACCAACTGAGCTAAACTCCCAAAATTTGTCTTTTTTCCTTAATACTTTGTCAAACTCTTTTTTTCATTTCGTCATGTACTTGATGTACACTTCCTCATTCAAAAAATTCGTTTTCCGCGTCTAAAGCAAAAAATCTTAAATTTCAAAAAAATCAAATAACAATATGGCGCAGCGGACGGGACTCGAACCCGCGACCTCCTGCGTGACAGGCAGGCATTCTAACCAACTGAACTACCGCTGCGCCTAAAAATGGTGGGAATTACAGGACTCGAACCTGTGACATCTACCTTGTAAGGGTAGCGCTCTACCAACTGAGCTAAACTCCCATGAGTTTAAAATTAAAATAACTTGAACAAGTGGCGACCCCTAAAGGATTTGAACCTCTGTTCCTACCATGAAGTGATAGTGTCCTTGGCCACTAGACGAAAGGGTCACTTAAAACTGTAAACATGGTGTCCCGTGATGGACTCGAACCATCGACCCCTTCATTAAAAGTGAAATGCTCTACCGACTGAGCTAACGGGACCTCTTCAATCATCGAAAATTCGAACGATTGTGAGGGCGAAATTATAGGGGAAAGATGATGTTTTGTCAAGGAGAAATGAGATGATGTTGATAAAAATCTTTTAAGACTCCTGTAAAGGGGGAATTTTACTAGAATTTTTAACTAAAAAATAGCTCTCTATCAATATTGAGTAACATTTTGACTGCCATAAGAACACTTTGTTCTTGGATATAGTTACGATCTCCTTCAAAAGCAAAACGTTCAGTATGGACACTGTTTTGTGAACGTGCGCTAATATAGACGGTTCCGACCGGTTTGGTTTCGCTCCCACCTGTTGGACCTGCGATACCGCTGATAGCGAGAGCAAACGCAGCATAACTGACGTTAAGTGCCCCCTCAGACATTTGGTTAACAACATCGGCACTTACAGCACCATGGGTTTCAAGCGATTCTTCTTCAACCGCAAGCCAGTTGGCTTTGAGGATATTATCATAGGTGATAAGAGAGCCTTCATATACAGAGGAAGCTCCGTTTTGAGAAGTAAAGAAGTAAGCGAGAGAACCTCCGCTGCAACTCTCAGCAAACGAGATTTTTTTCTCATGTTTGGAGAGTTTTTCGATGATATAAGCGGCAATGTTGGATGCGGCTATCACTTTATGGTGAAGTAGACCTTTGGCAGAGGCGATAAATTGTGCCATATTCCCATGTTTACGAGCTGTGATTTTTACCTTTACCCATCCTTCTACTAGTTCTGATAATTCGAGTTTGACATCAAAATTTTGAGCAAGCGGTTCGAGGAGTGCCGATACACTGGAGAGCTCTTCATTAAAGACATGTATCCATCCGCTTTTACTCTCATCATCAATGAGTACTGGAGGGAGTGTTTTCCCCTCATGAGCAAGCAGAACATTGATCTCAGAAGAATGGTGTGTCAAGAGATAACTTCCATTTTCCAAAATACTGGCACGGGAGGGGATAAGCATATTATCTTTTAAGACTTGGTTGTCTGCCGTAACGGTACTGAGCAATTTTCCAATGATAGTAAAGGTACTTTTAGTAGTAATAATTACTAATTTGGATTCGATTTTTAAGAGCTGTTCAAGGTGGAGAAATAATCCTTTATCGGACTCTTCAAAATAGCTTATAGAGTCAATGGCGGAGAGCTTTTCTTTGATGCTTCTCACGACATAACGCTCGAAGGGTTCATTTAAAATTAATCTATTGCCGACAAAAAGTACATCACGTCTCATCTGTTTATCCTTCAAAATTTATGGTTGCACGAAAACGAATTCATCCGTTTTCGTGGCAAGGAGTGAAGTCCTTTGCAATCCCCTAAAGCTACAAAAGCAGTGCTTTTGAGAATTATATTGTGAAGTAGTATAGCATAGCTACTCCTTACGACAGCAAAATTTAAACCCCTAAAAGCTATAATGCAAAACTTTTATATGCACATTATTAAGGGATCCAATGGATTATAAAGATACCCTCTTGTTACCACAAACTGAATTTCCGATGCGCGGGAATTTGATTAACAACGAACCACTTCGCTATGCATCATGGATTGCACAAGATGTCTACAGCCGTATGAAAACCAATCGTCAAGGGGCTCAAACCTTTACGCTTCACGATGGTCCACCGTACGCCAACGGTCATACCCATATCGGTCACGCACTGAACAAAATTCTCAAAGATATTGTGATTAAATACCACTATTTTAACGGTAAATCGGTCCGTTTTACCCCAGGGTGGGATTGTCATGGATTGCCGATCGAGCAACAAGTAGAGAAAAAGCTGGGTGGAAAACAGAAAAAAGAGGCTTTAAGTACCGCTGAAGTGCGTCAACTTTGTCGTGCTCATGCGCAGGAATTTATCGATATTCAACGTGATGAGTTTAAAAAATTGGGAGTTGTTGCCGATTGGGATAATCCCTATTTGACAATGGACTCTAAATTTGAGGCAAATATCTATCGTACCCTTTGCGCAGTAGCGAAAAAAGGGTTGTTGATAGAGCGTTCTAAACCGGTATTTTGGAGCTGGGCGGAGCGTACGGCACTCGCAGAAGCAGAAGTGGAGTACGAAGATAAAGAGGATTATTCTATCTACGTCGCGTTTGAACTCTCTGATGAAGCAAAAATACGTGCAGGAATCGAGGGTAATGCCGCCATCGTGATTTGGACAACAACGCCATGGACATTGCCAGCAAATACCGGTATCTCACTCAATCCTGATGAGGTGTATATCCGAACCAGTGATGGGTATATCGTGGCGCAAAAGCGTTATGAGGCAATGATTGAAGAGGGTGTTTTTAGTGGGACGGTTGTTCAAAAAATCGACGCCAAAAAATTTGAAAATCTCTACGCTATCAATCCGCTCAACGGTCGAGGTTCTCATCTAGTACTTGGTGAGCACGTTTTGATGGAGAATGGGTCAGGGTGTGTTCATACTGCACCGGGGCATGGGGAAGATGACTACCGTATCGGGCTTCGTTATAACCTCGAAGTGGTAATGCCTGTCGATGAGACGGGATGTTATGATAATACGCTAGTGCGTGAAAAACTACTTCCGAATCCAGAAAGCTTTGTAGGGATGCATATTTTTAAGGCGAATGAGCCAATCTTGGAGCTGTTGGGTAACAAAGCACTCAAAGTATCGAAATTTCGCCACTCCTATCCTCACTGTTGGCGTTCACATACTCCATTGATTTATCGTGCAACCAAACAATGGTTTATTAGCGTTGATGGAACACCTGAAGGTGAGAACAAGACATTACGAGAAATTGCACAAGCAGAAGTGGCAAAAACAGTATTTTATCCAGAAACGGGAAAAAATCGTTTAGGCTCGATGGTTGAAAATCGCCCTGATTGGTGTATCTCACGTCAGCGTGATTGGGGAGTCCCTATCGCATTTTTCCGTGTCAAAGAGACGGGCGAGGTAATTTTGGATGAGAAAGTTCTCAACTATATCGCGATGATTTTCGAGATGCACAGCACCGATGCGTGGTACTCGATGAGCATCGAAGAGCTTCTTTACCCCGGTTCAGGATATAAAGCGGACGAACTCGAAAAAGTCTCCGATATTCTCGATGTATGGTTTGATAGCGGTTCAACATGGAATGCGGTGCTCAAATCACGAAATTACGATGCGGGAACTTATCCTGCTGATTTGTATATCGAGGGGTCTGATCAGCATCGCGGATGGTTTCAAAGCTCACTTTTCCTCAGTACGGCAGTAGAACATGTTGCTCCCTATAAAGCACTTTTGACCCACGGATTTACCGTCGATGAGAAGGGTGAGAAGATGTCAAAATCCAAAGGGAACGTTGTCGCTCCCGAATCGGTTTTGAAAGAGTATGGTTCAGAAATTTTACGTCTATGGGTAGCGATGAGCGATTACCAAGGGGATTTGAAAATTTCGGGCAATATCCTCAAACAAACGGCGGAACAGTACCGAAAGCTTCGTAATACTTTTCGTATTATGCTCGCGAATCTCGATGGGCTCGAAGCAATCGTCCCCTACAGTGAAATGGGTGAGATTGATAAGTGGATTGTCTCTAAAGCTAAAGAGGTGTTTGATGAAACCCATCGTCTTTTCGGAGAATACAATTTCGTACACGGGATGAGCGGATTAAACTATTTCATCGTGAATGAACTCAGCGGTGTTTATATCGATATTACCAAAGATCGTATGTATTGTGATGCGGCAGATTCACGCGAACGTAAATCTTCTCAGAGTGCGATGGCAATCATTGCCCGCTCGATGTTAGGCCTTATCGCTCCGATATTGACCTATACGGCGGATGAGATTTTTGAAAACGCGCCATTGGTTATTCGTGGAGACGCAACCGATATTTTTGATATCACTTATACGGCTATCGAATCGGTTGAGAGCAGTTGGGATGATGCAGTGATGAAAGTGATTCGTGAGAAATTTAACGAAATCGTGGATGGGTTGAAAAAAGAAAAAGTAATCAAAAATACCCTTGAACTTGTTATTTCAACCACCTCTGAGCATGCCAAAGCGATGAAAAAAGCCGATATCGAAGAGTATTTAGTTATCTCCAAATGGTGTGCGTGTGAACTCAAAGATATTTTAGGGACGTTTGCGATAGAGGGGGATACATTTAATATCGCTCTCGCATCCAAAGCAAAATGTCCTCGTTGTTGGAAATATCACAGTGTTGATGAAGAGACGTTATGTGAACGTTGTGCGCAGGTTGTAGCCTAATGGTGGATGTAACTCAAGCGGTACCGATGAGTTTTATATTTGAGACAATCGGTGCTATTTTTGTAATCATTGCATTGGGGATTATGATGGTAAAACAAGCAAAAAAGAAAAAGGAATCTCTATGATAACTCTTAAAGAAGCATTGAAGCTCTCAAAAGAAGAGATTGTGCTACTCAAAGAAGAGCTTAAAGCAAAAATTGCGGCATATCCTGAACTCAATGCTTATATTGATGTTCTAAATGTCGGTGAGGGGATACCTATCGCGATTAAAGACAATATCCAAGTAAAGGATTGGTCGGTAACATCAGGTTCGAATATTCTCAAAGGGTATATAGCTCCCTATAATGCGACCGTAATTGAGAAGCTTTTGGACAATGGTCTATCACCGTTTGGGCGAACCAATATGGATGAGTTTGCGATGGGTTCGACTACTGAGAGTAGTTGCTATGGTAAAACACTTAACCCACTCAATCACAATTGTGTTCCTGGGGGAAGTTCAGGAGGATCGGCAGCGGTAATTGCGGCTGGACTAGCGGTTGCAGCTTTGGGGAGTGATACCGGGGGATCGATTCGTCAACCTGCGGCATTTTGTGGAATCGTCGGGATGAAACCTACCTATGGGCGTGTCAGCCGTTACGGTCTGGGTGCGTATGCGAGTTCACTCGATCAAATCGGACCGATGACCCAAAATGTCGAAGATGCGGCGATTCTTTACGACATCATACAAGGGCATGATCTTAAAGATTCTACTAGCTCTGAGCGAAACGATGGCAAAGTGAGTGATAAGCTTGATCCATCGGTTAAACTCACTATCGCTATCGTCCCTGATTATATAAAAGAGGCTCACGAGGATGTTCGTAAGGCGTATGCGAAAACTGTTCAAGCGTTAAAAGA of the Sulfuricurvum sp. genome contains:
- the gatA gene encoding Asp-tRNA(Asn)/Glu-tRNA(Gln) amidotransferase subunit GatA, which translates into the protein MITLKEALKLSKEEIVLLKEELKAKIAAYPELNAYIDVLNVGEGIPIAIKDNIQVKDWSVTSGSNILKGYIAPYNATVIEKLLDNGLSPFGRTNMDEFAMGSTTESSCYGKTLNPLNHNCVPGGSSGGSAAVIAAGLAVAALGSDTGGSIRQPAAFCGIVGMKPTYGRVSRYGLGAYASSLDQIGPMTQNVEDAAILYDIIQGHDLKDSTSSERNDGKVSDKLDPSVKLTIAIVPDYIKEAHEDVRKAYAKTVQALKDAGHTIVEKSLMDPKYDISAYYITATAEATTNLARYDGIRYGNRVEGDNLKETYLKTRSAGFGAEVQRRIMLGNFVLSSGYYDAYYVKAQKVRTLIQEEYNKIFEEVDLILTPVAPRTAYEFGALSDPLEMYLSDIYTISVNLAGLPAISLPVDIAENGMPVGLQLVARAYAEQTLFNGALSLENQLKGL